From a single Candidatus Eremiobacteraceae bacterium genomic region:
- a CDS encoding SCO family protein yields MIAILMAAFTINGSAQAQAAAPPTSAPLIPNVTLIDERGVLTPLAALKGRVVLISFFSSTDSAQGTCTAVAGKFLYLQRHLPASGYRLLEITRDPERDSPQRLSAYAKLFASDPRLWSFLTGDRRQIDLLAKTLGASRRRKLEQDEPLFVIDATGHVAGVLKTSDWSPEDALALATHVRAQK; encoded by the coding sequence GTGATCGCGATTCTTATGGCCGCCTTCACAATCAACGGATCGGCCCAGGCCCAAGCCGCGGCGCCCCCGACGTCCGCACCGCTCATCCCGAACGTGACGCTTATCGACGAACGCGGCGTACTGACGCCGCTCGCCGCACTGAAAGGGCGAGTCGTTCTCATCAGCTTCTTCTCTTCGACCGACTCCGCGCAAGGCACGTGCACGGCCGTCGCCGGTAAGTTTCTGTATCTACAGCGACATCTACCGGCGAGCGGCTACCGTTTGCTCGAGATCACGCGCGACCCGGAACGCGATTCGCCGCAACGCCTTAGCGCTTACGCCAAGCTCTTCGCATCGGATCCGCGCCTGTGGTCGTTCCTCACGGGCGACCGGCGGCAGATAGATCTGCTCGCGAAGACGCTTGGCGCGTCGCGTCGTCGGAAGCTCGAACAAGACGAGCCGCTCTTCGTCATCGACGCGACCGGACACGTCGCGGGCGTCCTCAAGACGAGCGACTGGTCGCCGGAAGACGCGCTCGCGCTGGCAACCCACGTCAGGGCGCAGAAATAG
- a CDS encoding LuxR C-terminal-related transcriptional regulator — protein MPIPALRGLIRRNDLTDRLTRALDKPLVVIQAPPGYGKSAAAAVALSESSTAVAWYQCEAWHVGDFFSPLVAVVRETTGDPDAARLVSSMGSQRPETAEQVDPWAQRIGAEFARELSNRAPLIVVLDDIQLLAEDPALKGFIIGALRADRANPYFWLIGRALPDIGVARWLAGDKAAVFSTEDLVFAPADASELARKRGETIDDKNAALLCDVCEGWPAGIALSLTSGARPTPSSDGRLTAISAYLLEQNINRLPEPFVAFLEQTCALENLPVHALERTGRIAEATLLVKDLEKRGVMVDAVVPGSVYRVHPLLRDALARRLEADKGADALVERQRWAGDFLLATHEVVAALHQFALAHATDSIADVLRMHGESLIAAGRRDLVATLVADLRTADGSFGALCGLLDGIIARQRGDARASGLFEAALKNATGSHDRALTLRLRQLIMQDELSTHARADGRAIAKLLTDTQGFGGAIEAFSLILAGWVRAIHFDFTGARDFAERALDVLGPTADIRQRVDASMLLAYARTALGDFAGAEDLIGSTLGALERSDHGVVRSYFLAWAARMALLRGDVAAAADYSAAAVRLGVHFDLPTELASAYACLAEAALNAGDFDRCAEAVAAVRRLADRAWYGVDRDRLASATVVLDNRVAFLRGDPVSALAEAGKHREPAMTPVQRAALCADTALYSCLAGAVDPSPVIDADRAIAAAVIVDGADASALALGRAELALVRGIRLMDRAADDTKDTHFDAMLAGRHDLGALAASAEALRVIASEPVRELNVTLTLMARTLSKLCGRGPRFEAIVILAMLASLARGRPSIAGKLKSDDFSELRARFPATLGALAEFDQVAEISGPPSPSVDTHGLTPREIEVAALLTEGLTNREMADKLTLSVRTVETHVDRILGKLGVSSRTRAASMISRLGLT, from the coding sequence ATGCCGATCCCAGCTCTGCGCGGCCTCATCCGGCGAAACGATCTGACCGATCGGCTGACGCGTGCGCTGGACAAGCCTCTCGTCGTCATTCAAGCGCCGCCCGGCTACGGTAAGTCTGCGGCGGCCGCAGTCGCATTGAGCGAAAGCAGTACTGCTGTAGCGTGGTACCAATGCGAAGCGTGGCATGTCGGCGACTTCTTTTCTCCGCTCGTCGCCGTCGTCCGTGAGACTACCGGCGATCCTGACGCGGCGCGCCTCGTCAGTTCGATGGGCAGCCAACGACCGGAAACCGCAGAACAGGTCGATCCGTGGGCTCAACGTATCGGCGCCGAGTTCGCGCGCGAATTATCGAATCGCGCACCGCTCATCGTCGTACTTGACGACATCCAACTCCTCGCCGAAGATCCGGCCCTCAAGGGATTCATCATCGGCGCGCTTCGGGCGGACAGAGCCAATCCGTACTTCTGGTTGATCGGCCGCGCGCTACCTGACATCGGCGTCGCCCGATGGCTCGCAGGGGACAAGGCTGCCGTCTTTTCGACCGAGGATCTAGTCTTCGCGCCCGCCGACGCTTCCGAACTTGCTCGCAAGCGCGGAGAGACGATCGACGACAAGAACGCCGCCCTGCTGTGCGACGTTTGCGAAGGATGGCCCGCCGGGATCGCCTTGTCGTTGACGTCGGGTGCGCGCCCGACACCGAGCAGCGACGGCCGCCTCACCGCCATATCCGCATATCTGCTCGAGCAGAACATCAATCGGCTGCCCGAACCATTCGTCGCATTTCTCGAGCAGACATGCGCGCTCGAAAACCTACCCGTCCATGCGCTCGAACGTACCGGACGCATCGCTGAGGCGACTCTTCTCGTCAAGGATCTCGAAAAGCGCGGAGTCATGGTCGATGCGGTCGTACCAGGTTCGGTCTATCGCGTCCACCCGCTCTTGCGCGACGCTCTCGCCAGACGTTTGGAAGCCGACAAGGGAGCAGACGCACTTGTCGAGCGTCAAAGGTGGGCGGGCGATTTTCTGCTTGCGACACACGAGGTCGTCGCCGCTCTCCACCAGTTCGCGCTCGCACATGCGACCGATTCGATCGCTGACGTACTCCGAATGCACGGCGAATCGTTGATCGCCGCCGGGCGGCGTGATCTCGTGGCGACGCTCGTCGCCGACCTTCGCACTGCCGATGGGTCCTTCGGCGCGCTCTGTGGGCTGCTCGACGGGATTATCGCGCGCCAACGCGGAGACGCGCGCGCGTCCGGCCTGTTCGAAGCAGCGCTGAAGAACGCCACGGGCTCCCACGATCGGGCACTCACGTTGCGCCTACGCCAGCTCATCATGCAAGATGAACTCTCGACGCACGCCCGTGCTGACGGAAGAGCGATCGCCAAACTGCTGACCGACACGCAAGGTTTCGGCGGCGCGATCGAAGCGTTCTCTCTTATCCTCGCTGGTTGGGTGCGCGCTATCCACTTCGACTTCACCGGAGCGCGCGATTTTGCGGAGAGGGCTCTCGACGTTCTGGGCCCGACTGCCGACATTCGCCAACGAGTCGACGCTTCGATGCTGCTCGCCTACGCGCGCACCGCTCTCGGAGACTTCGCCGGCGCCGAAGATCTGATCGGCAGCACACTTGGGGCCCTCGAGAGGAGCGACCACGGCGTCGTTCGCTCGTATTTCTTGGCCTGGGCGGCGCGAATGGCTTTGCTCCGAGGCGATGTCGCCGCTGCCGCGGACTACTCAGCGGCTGCGGTGCGGCTCGGCGTACACTTCGATCTCCCGACCGAACTGGCATCCGCGTACGCCTGCCTCGCCGAGGCCGCGCTTAACGCCGGCGACTTCGATCGGTGTGCGGAGGCCGTCGCCGCGGTGCGCCGCCTCGCCGACCGCGCGTGGTATGGAGTCGATCGCGATCGCCTCGCTTCGGCGACCGTGGTACTCGATAATCGCGTCGCGTTCTTACGCGGTGATCCGGTCTCGGCACTCGCGGAGGCCGGCAAGCACCGCGAACCCGCGATGACGCCTGTGCAACGTGCCGCTTTGTGCGCGGACACTGCCCTCTATTCATGTCTCGCCGGCGCGGTCGATCCGTCACCAGTGATCGACGCTGACCGAGCGATCGCGGCTGCCGTGATCGTCGATGGCGCCGATGCGTCGGCCCTTGCGCTTGGGCGCGCCGAGCTGGCCCTTGTCCGCGGCATCAGGCTCATGGACCGCGCGGCCGACGACACCAAGGACACGCACTTCGATGCGATGCTCGCAGGACGTCACGACTTGGGAGCGCTCGCGGCGTCAGCGGAAGCGCTGCGGGTGATCGCGAGCGAGCCCGTGCGCGAATTGAACGTCACCCTGACCCTTATGGCTCGCACGCTCTCGAAGCTCTGCGGCCGCGGTCCGCGATTCGAAGCGATCGTCATCCTCGCGATGCTCGCTTCGCTCGCTCGCGGGCGGCCATCGATCGCCGGCAAGCTCAAATCCGACGACTTTTCGGAACTCAGGGCGCGCTTCCCGGCGACGCTCGGCGCTCTCGCCGAGTTTGACCAAGTCGCCGAGATCTCTGGCCCACCGTCTCCATCTGTCGACACGCACGGGCTGACTCCGCGTGAGATCGAAGTCGCTGCGCTACTGACCGAGGGCTTGACCAACCGCGAAATGGCCGACAAGCTGACGCTGAGCGTTCGTACGGTCGAGACGCACGTCGATCGGATACTCGGGAAGCTTGGCGTTTCATCGCGGACGCGGGCAGCCTCTATGATCTCGCGGCTTGGCCTGACCTAA
- a CDS encoding sulfotransferase, producing the protein MQVIGAGFGRTGTLSLKTALDRLGFGPCYHMVEVIENPAHAEAWYKACHGGSVDYSVFDGYRSVVDWPAVHYWRELIEHYPKAKVVLSIRDPESWYKSVSDTIYGRITTPVAPDAPEWQRRHRAMTRKIVLKETFGGRFLDKKHALEVFERHNDEVRKTVPPSRLFVYSVKEGWAPLCDFLGVPVPDEPFPRVNDTASFLAWNASDDWTRDGQAAAERATHPAEKRPD; encoded by the coding sequence ATGCAAGTCATCGGCGCAGGATTTGGCCGAACCGGAACGCTTTCGCTCAAGACGGCGCTCGACCGTCTCGGCTTTGGCCCGTGCTATCACATGGTCGAGGTCATCGAGAATCCCGCGCATGCCGAAGCGTGGTATAAAGCGTGCCATGGCGGTTCGGTCGACTACAGCGTGTTCGATGGTTATCGATCGGTCGTCGACTGGCCCGCGGTCCACTATTGGCGCGAGCTCATCGAACACTACCCAAAGGCCAAGGTCGTACTCTCGATCCGCGATCCGGAGAGCTGGTACAAGAGCGTGAGCGACACGATTTACGGTCGCATCACGACGCCGGTAGCGCCGGACGCGCCCGAGTGGCAGCGCCGGCATCGCGCGATGACGCGGAAGATCGTGCTCAAAGAGACGTTCGGCGGACGCTTTTTGGATAAGAAGCATGCGCTCGAGGTCTTCGAACGCCACAACGATGAAGTGCGCAAGACTGTTCCGCCGTCTCGCCTGTTCGTCTACAGCGTGAAAGAGGGATGGGCGCCGCTCTGCGACTTCCTCGGCGTTCCGGTGCCGGACGAGCCGTTCCCGCGCGTCAACGACACCGCGTCGTTTCTCGCATGGAATGCATCGGACGACTGGACCCGTGATGGGCAGGCCGCAGCCGAGCGCGCCACCCACCCCGCCGAAAAGCGTCCGGACTAA
- a CDS encoding helix-turn-helix transcriptional regulator — MTQPLEPGQFYGETHSIRIADAILSEVTHRQPRTIEEHLHALPFFLLLLDGSYQETSSDITISYTPLTLGFHNKMMSHSDAIGPSGARMFTIELGKTWEEAIAFYGRMPAHIFELHGGEPLWLALRLYGELGKPADLAFFTIESLLFELCAYLSRAGGDDVKEPEWLVDVVDELNERFRDKLELRSLANGASVHPSHLARAFHRFKGRPIGDYVTGLRVQYAARNIAEGKASLREIAADAGFSDQSHMTRLFKEFTGMAPAEYRRYIPTHKLDQT; from the coding sequence ATGACGCAGCCGCTCGAGCCAGGTCAGTTCTACGGCGAGACACACTCGATCCGCATCGCCGACGCAATCCTCTCGGAGGTGACGCACAGACAGCCTCGCACGATCGAGGAACACTTGCATGCGCTGCCGTTCTTCCTCCTCCTCCTCGACGGATCGTACCAAGAGACATCCAGCGACATTACGATATCCTACACGCCACTGACCCTCGGCTTTCACAACAAGATGATGTCGCATTCGGACGCGATCGGGCCCAGCGGCGCGCGCATGTTCACGATCGAGCTGGGCAAGACGTGGGAGGAAGCGATCGCGTTCTACGGCCGGATGCCGGCCCACATCTTCGAGCTCCATGGCGGCGAGCCGCTCTGGCTCGCGCTTCGCCTCTACGGCGAACTCGGGAAACCCGCCGACCTCGCGTTCTTCACGATCGAATCACTGCTCTTCGAACTGTGCGCCTACTTGAGTCGCGCAGGTGGTGACGACGTCAAGGAGCCCGAGTGGCTTGTCGACGTCGTCGACGAATTGAACGAAAGGTTTCGCGACAAGCTCGAGCTGCGGTCGCTCGCGAACGGTGCGTCGGTGCACCCGTCGCATCTCGCGCGCGCGTTTCATCGCTTCAAAGGACGGCCGATCGGCGACTACGTCACGGGGCTGCGCGTGCAATACGCGGCTCGGAACATCGCGGAGGGGAAGGCGTCGTTGCGCGAGATCGCGGCGGATGCGGGCTTTTCCGATCAAAGCCACATGACGCGTCTGTTCAAAGAGTTCACTGGCATGGCGCCGGCCGAATACCGGCGATATATCCCGACGCACAAGCTCGACCAGACCTAG
- a CDS encoding DUF2339 domain-containing protein: MESLTEKRRPDIESIIGARWLNIGGIVAMIAAAGFFITYASERKWIGPEQRELIAIAAGIGMLLYSRELFRRGHVYFSEGIAAIGAGTLYLAMFAAWGIYHLVPSWVAATAMCGLTVVLIGTALRRDSQRLALLALGGGYATPYLVGGLDQTTTLFAYLLALNGALYWVSLRRGWRSLPLAGIMTIAYEFVWYFRSNDQPSFAIVLLMASALYAEFLAFQIASIFKSGRMALDVLGLAAINGGWFVLVVCALAHPIHGTAGMAVMLVLGLIQVIMACILPATPNIEPGVRAVAARPACAVLGMSLAAAALPIRLSDAGLAAAWAVEGLTFAGTGLAARMTLMRVGGISAFALSLLALEAAWPSGGHLFLNPRFETLGTLAICLAAVCWLAHRFQANLEPNELRFYHGVETMTNALAVFALSLEINDAFAPGGIAAAMSIGGISAQQLALTVLWTVYATVLVVSGLRRDAAYVRWQGLALYALAALKLTLLDLAAVDVGYRILSFLAIGVALLCASYLYQRRLGKAA; this comes from the coding sequence ATGGAATCACTCACCGAGAAGCGCCGGCCTGATATCGAGTCGATCATCGGTGCACGCTGGCTCAACATCGGCGGAATCGTCGCGATGATCGCCGCTGCCGGATTCTTCATCACCTACGCAAGCGAGCGCAAATGGATCGGACCCGAACAGAGAGAGCTCATAGCGATCGCCGCCGGCATCGGCATGCTCTTATATAGCAGGGAACTCTTCCGACGCGGCCATGTCTACTTTTCTGAAGGCATCGCTGCGATTGGAGCGGGTACGCTCTATCTCGCGATGTTCGCGGCGTGGGGCATCTATCATCTCGTCCCCTCGTGGGTCGCGGCTACTGCCATGTGCGGATTGACAGTCGTGCTCATCGGAACGGCACTGCGCCGCGATTCACAACGCCTTGCGCTGTTGGCGCTCGGCGGCGGCTACGCGACGCCATACCTCGTCGGCGGCCTGGATCAGACGACGACGTTGTTCGCGTATCTGCTCGCGCTCAACGGTGCGTTGTATTGGGTCTCGCTCCGCCGTGGTTGGCGGTCCCTGCCGCTCGCGGGCATCATGACGATCGCCTACGAGTTCGTGTGGTACTTCAGATCGAACGATCAGCCGTCGTTCGCAATCGTACTGCTCATGGCATCGGCGCTCTACGCAGAGTTCCTCGCGTTCCAAATCGCCTCGATCTTCAAGTCCGGGCGGATGGCGCTCGATGTCCTCGGCCTTGCAGCGATCAATGGCGGCTGGTTCGTCCTCGTCGTGTGCGCGCTCGCTCATCCGATACATGGAACGGCTGGCATGGCAGTCATGCTTGTGCTTGGATTGATCCAAGTCATCATGGCTTGCATACTGCCGGCGACACCGAATATCGAGCCGGGCGTACGTGCCGTCGCAGCGAGACCGGCCTGCGCGGTGCTCGGCATGTCGCTCGCTGCCGCGGCGTTGCCGATCCGGCTGAGCGATGCGGGTCTCGCGGCCGCGTGGGCGGTCGAGGGCCTCACCTTTGCCGGTACGGGGCTCGCGGCGCGGATGACGTTGATGCGAGTCGGCGGGATCAGCGCGTTCGCTCTGTCGCTGCTCGCGCTCGAGGCCGCGTGGCCGAGCGGCGGGCATCTGTTCCTCAACCCACGATTCGAGACGCTGGGAACGCTTGCGATCTGTCTCGCGGCTGTATGCTGGCTCGCGCACCGATTCCAAGCGAACCTTGAACCGAATGAGCTACGCTTCTACCACGGTGTCGAAACGATGACGAACGCGCTTGCGGTCTTCGCGCTGTCGCTCGAGATCAACGACGCGTTCGCTCCGGGCGGCATCGCTGCAGCGATGTCGATCGGTGGCATCTCTGCGCAGCAGCTCGCGCTGACGGTGCTCTGGACGGTGTATGCTACGGTGCTCGTCGTGAGCGGCTTGCGTCGAGATGCCGCATACGTCCGTTGGCAGGGGCTCGCGCTGTACGCGTTAGCGGCGCTCAAGCTGACGCTGCTCGATCTGGCGGCGGTCGACGTCGGTTATCGCATCCTTTCGTTCCTGGCGATCGGCGTTGCGCTGCTCTGCGCGTCGTACTTGTATCAGCGCCGTCTCGGAAAGGCAGCGTGA
- a CDS encoding FAD-dependent oxidoreductase, with protein sequence MNQLATRCCITGGGPAGVMLGYLLARSGIDVVVLEKHKDFFRDFRGDTVHPSTLAVLQELGLLDEFLKLRHSEVRTISVNVSGDVVTFADLRYVPGPCKFVAFVPQWDLLNFLAEHGRRYPSFHLLMETEARSLITEDGIVKGIVAQAPEGELHVRADLTVAADGRTSTLREQCGGEVIDIGAPIDALWFRLSKRPGDPRDTFGNVVAGGILVAIDRVEYYQCAMVIKKGGFDTIRSRGLDSFRNSIGRIAPYLADRVGELQDWDDVKLLTVAVNRLKQWHRPGLLFIGDAAHAMSPVGGIGINLAIQDAVASSNLLTPALLRGAASDNDLQRVQERRERPTRQTQALQVFLQERILNRVLGSSEKVSLPWFIRLFNLLPVLRAIPARTIGIGFLPEHVRTRETASPATDGVAQEA encoded by the coding sequence ATGAATCAACTCGCAACGCGGTGCTGCATCACGGGCGGCGGCCCGGCTGGTGTCATGCTCGGTTACCTGCTCGCGCGCTCGGGCATCGACGTCGTCGTCCTCGAGAAGCACAAAGACTTCTTCCGCGATTTTCGCGGCGACACGGTCCATCCGTCAACGCTCGCGGTGCTCCAGGAGCTCGGGCTGCTCGACGAATTTCTCAAGCTGCGGCACTCAGAGGTCCGCACGATTTCTGTCAACGTGTCGGGAGACGTTGTCACGTTCGCGGATCTCCGTTACGTACCAGGTCCGTGCAAGTTCGTCGCGTTCGTGCCGCAATGGGATCTGCTCAACTTCCTCGCCGAGCACGGTCGACGATATCCGAGCTTCCATCTCCTCATGGAAACCGAGGCTCGATCGCTCATCACCGAGGACGGCATCGTCAAGGGCATCGTCGCGCAGGCGCCGGAAGGTGAGCTGCACGTTCGAGCCGACTTGACGGTCGCCGCAGACGGACGGACTTCAACGCTCCGGGAGCAATGCGGCGGCGAGGTCATCGATATCGGCGCGCCGATCGACGCGCTATGGTTTCGGCTTTCGAAGCGTCCCGGCGACCCCCGCGACACGTTCGGCAACGTCGTCGCCGGCGGAATCCTCGTTGCGATCGACCGCGTCGAGTACTATCAGTGCGCGATGGTCATTAAGAAAGGCGGGTTCGACACCATCCGGAGTCGCGGGCTCGACTCGTTTCGCAATAGCATCGGGCGCATCGCACCATATCTCGCCGATCGCGTTGGCGAACTCCAGGACTGGGATGATGTCAAGCTTTTGACCGTCGCGGTGAACCGGCTCAAGCAATGGCATCGTCCTGGTTTGCTCTTCATCGGTGACGCGGCCCATGCGATGTCTCCCGTCGGCGGCATCGGGATCAATCTCGCGATCCAAGACGCGGTGGCGTCCTCAAACCTTTTGACTCCGGCGTTGCTCCGAGGCGCCGCGTCAGATAACGACCTGCAGCGGGTTCAAGAACGGCGCGAGCGCCCGACGCGGCAAACGCAGGCCCTTCAGGTGTTCTTGCAAGAGCGGATCCTCAACCGCGTTCTTGGCAGCTCGGAGAAAGTGTCGCTTCCGTGGTTCATCCGGCTGTTCAACCTACTGCCTGTGTTGCGCGCAATTCCCGCGCGTACGATCGGCATAGGCTTCCTGCCGGAACATGTTCGGACTAGAGAGACGGCATCACCGGCTACGGACGGCGTAGCCCAGGAAGCCTAG
- a CDS encoding type II CAAX endopeptidase family protein, translated as MLVFSLLVDRIAVGYVGVLPGHPFNASELATLVALRESAALLMIWFVARRYLGAGFADLGLTKPTLRDILLGVVGAAVFFLFVGPEVVRIFPPTQVNQIREAFESGDFEDRIWLLFVSGIYSPLAQEIEFRGLLLGGMLERTGAPIALGVSILVFTLAHWVGGASSMATAATLGVVQGLLFIWRRSLTASITLHIVYNTLIGIVTMSALHAWHF; from the coding sequence GTGCTGGTCTTTTCTTTGTTGGTCGACCGGATTGCGGTAGGCTACGTCGGCGTGCTGCCCGGACATCCGTTCAATGCATCGGAGCTTGCGACACTTGTAGCGCTACGCGAGAGCGCCGCATTGTTGATGATCTGGTTTGTTGCAAGGCGCTACCTCGGCGCCGGTTTCGCGGATCTCGGGCTGACAAAGCCGACGCTCCGTGATATTCTTCTCGGTGTCGTGGGCGCCGCAGTGTTCTTTTTGTTCGTTGGTCCTGAAGTTGTGCGAATATTTCCACCGACACAGGTCAACCAGATAAGGGAGGCCTTCGAATCGGGCGATTTTGAGGACAGGATTTGGCTGCTGTTCGTGTCCGGGATATATTCGCCCTTAGCGCAGGAGATCGAATTCCGCGGCCTTCTTCTCGGCGGTATGCTTGAGCGCACCGGAGCGCCGATCGCGCTCGGAGTGAGCATCCTCGTATTCACACTTGCTCATTGGGTGGGAGGCGCTAGCTCGATGGCAACCGCCGCGACCCTAGGTGTAGTTCAAGGTTTATTGTTCATCTGGCGCAGGTCATTGACTGCTAGTATCACACTGCACATCGTTTACAACACCTTGATCGGGATCGTAACAATGTCGGCTCTTCACGCCTGGCATTTTTGA
- a CDS encoding SCO family protein: MTAIIFAAAAAISALLNAAAPDFTLTDQSGHSFSLAGQRGHVTVLYFGYTHCPDICPTTLAAIASALRQIGPTADRDIKVAFITDDPERDTLKTLRNYVTLFDPYFMGLDGASTTLAPIYKGYHVWFTRLPNQGSAAGYLLAHSSYIYMIDKTGVVRTIDDWHTSPATIAAHLRKLYQ; the protein is encoded by the coding sequence ATGACAGCAATCATCTTCGCCGCCGCCGCTGCGATCAGCGCGCTCCTCAATGCCGCCGCGCCGGACTTCACGCTCACGGATCAGTCGGGGCACTCGTTTTCGCTCGCGGGCCAACGTGGACACGTCACGGTGCTCTACTTCGGCTACACGCACTGCCCCGATATCTGTCCGACGACCCTCGCCGCGATCGCGAGCGCGCTACGACAAATCGGACCGACGGCGGACCGCGACATCAAGGTCGCGTTTATCACGGACGATCCCGAACGCGACACGCTCAAGACGCTCCGCAACTACGTCACGCTGTTCGACCCGTACTTCATGGGCCTGGACGGAGCGAGCACTACGTTGGCGCCGATCTACAAGGGGTACCATGTGTGGTTCACCCGTTTACCCAACCAAGGAAGTGCCGCCGGCTACCTGCTCGCGCACAGTTCCTACATATATATGATAGACAAGACCGGTGTCGTCCGGACAATCGACGATTGGCACACGTCTCCGGCCACCATTGCCGCTCACCTGAGAAAGCTATATCAATGA
- a CDS encoding DIP1984 family protein, with product MGSIPSEGANFSLRGASDMKLGEALKLRSDNLRKIEELRVRAVASAQIQEGTKPPDDSNELIAEIERLRGETTDLIQRINRTNVATRLSDGSVLADALAQRDAYLALRGALQGIAKAAAEPQQRYMRSEIRVVRTVDAAAILKRADDLSRKHRQLDALIQELNWSTELTD from the coding sequence GTGGGTTCGATTCCCTCCGAGGGTGCCAATTTTTCTTTGAGAGGTGCTAGTGATATGAAGCTAGGCGAAGCGCTAAAGCTGCGTTCGGACAATCTGCGCAAGATCGAAGAGCTGCGGGTTCGCGCAGTAGCGAGCGCGCAGATCCAGGAAGGCACGAAGCCGCCTGACGATTCGAACGAATTGATCGCTGAAATCGAGCGTCTCCGAGGCGAGACGACCGATCTGATCCAGCGTATCAACCGTACGAACGTGGCGACTCGCCTGTCCGATGGCTCGGTTCTAGCGGACGCGCTCGCTCAGCGTGATGCGTACCTGGCGCTGCGTGGCGCTTTGCAGGGCATCGCAAAGGCGGCCGCGGAGCCGCAGCAGCGCTACATGCGCTCGGAAATCCGAGTCGTGCGGACGGTTGACGCGGCAGCTATCTTGAAGCGCGCAGACGACCTGTCGCGCAAGCATCGTCAGCTCGATGCTTTGATTCAGGAACTGAACTGGTCGACCGAACTGACAGACTAA
- a CDS encoding copper chaperone PCu(A)C, whose amino-acid sequence MKRFVIRTASMAVSALVTVAVLAAAPSSSASISVSGAFSRPANDMGAVFLTIANAGASDDALDGARSDVADATEVHETYHVDGGDAMRHIPSLAIPAGATVVFKSGGYHIMLIGLKHDLRVGDHFTIGLHFAHAGWVDVPVVVKSF is encoded by the coding sequence ATGAAGCGCTTTGTCATCCGCACGGCCTCGATGGCCGTCTCCGCCCTCGTCACTGTCGCCGTCCTCGCGGCTGCTCCGTCGAGCTCGGCTTCGATTTCCGTCAGCGGTGCGTTCTCGCGTCCAGCCAATGACATGGGCGCTGTCTTCCTTACTATTGCCAATGCGGGAGCGTCTGACGACGCGCTCGACGGCGCGCGCTCCGACGTCGCCGATGCGACCGAAGTGCACGAGACGTACCATGTCGACGGCGGCGACGCGATGCGCCACATCCCGTCGCTCGCGATTCCCGCGGGTGCGACAGTCGTGTTCAAGTCCGGCGGCTACCATATCATGCTCATCGGGCTGAAGCACGATCTTCGTGTCGGCGACCACTTCACGATCGGACTCCATTTCGCGCACGCGGGTTGGGTCGACGTGCCCGTCGTCGTGAAGTCGTTCTGA
- a CDS encoding DJ-1/PfpI family protein: MKRSQVLAAAAGVVGLAGLDMGATDNTAPLLGKPLKKPATGNIQVAVLISDRATVIDFAGPWETFQDDGFDTHVVSKTLDTVTATNGLKIVPEYTFESAPQPNVVVVGAQKAPPEALTWLRKVAPGADVVMSVCTGAFIVARAGLLDGQYATTHHDYYDNFAKEFPNIHLVRGPRFVENPQVSCAGGLTSGIDLALRVIERYNGKKEADQVAFYMEHVRTARPA; encoded by the coding sequence ATGAAAAGATCGCAAGTGCTCGCAGCCGCGGCCGGCGTCGTCGGACTCGCGGGACTCGACATGGGTGCAACCGATAACACAGCGCCGCTGCTCGGCAAGCCCCTGAAGAAGCCAGCTACGGGCAACATCCAGGTAGCCGTCCTTATCTCCGACAGGGCGACGGTCATCGATTTCGCGGGTCCGTGGGAGACGTTCCAAGACGACGGCTTCGACACGCATGTCGTCTCGAAAACGCTTGATACGGTCACCGCGACGAACGGCCTGAAGATCGTGCCTGAGTACACGTTCGAGTCCGCCCCGCAACCAAACGTCGTCGTCGTCGGAGCTCAAAAAGCCCCGCCGGAAGCGCTCACATGGTTGCGCAAGGTCGCCCCGGGCGCCGATGTCGTCATGTCCGTTTGCACGGGCGCGTTCATCGTCGCGCGTGCCGGCCTACTCGACGGCCAGTATGCCACGACGCATCACGACTATTACGACAACTTCGCAAAAGAATTTCCGAACATCCACCTCGTGCGTGGTCCTCGGTTCGTCGAGAACCCACAGGTCTCGTGCGCGGGCGGCCTGACCTCGGGCATCGATCTCGCTCTTCGCGTCATCGAGCGCTACAACGGCAAGAAAGAAGCCGATCAGGTCGCCTTCTACATGGAGCACGTGCGGACCGCACGGCCGGCGTAG